A DNA window from Fusarium fujikuroi IMI 58289 draft genome, chromosome FFUJ_chr11 contains the following coding sequences:
- a CDS encoding related to SPS19-peroxisomal 2,4-dienoyl-CoA reductase: protein MSRFSPQLTGAHALVTGGTKGIGRVIVETLLSEGVSVSYCSRNVRGDEFATFKDATSGARAVGNSVDISNAASIQGWVKASAEDFGRIDLVVANACPKYVSPSIEDWEKSFHADVLGLVHLINASEPHLEKRNGTGSIVVISSLAGFEARHPAIRGPYTTLKRAQATLAKDFGRWLGPKGIRINTIVPGTIDSPPVDKPDGTVELSQFQQIMTANPDFLKSLIDSIPLGTIGQAQDIANAVVFLGSSLGKYVNGVNLIVDGGMSTAL from the exons atgtctCGCTTTTCTCCTCAACTTACTGGCGCTCATGCCCTCGTCACCGGAGGCACCAAGGGCATTGGCAGAGTTATAGTTGAGACTCTACTGAGCGAAGGTGTCAGTGTATCATACTGCTCTCGCAATGTACGAGGCGACGAGTTTGCAACCTTCAAAGACGCCACTAGCGGAGCACGAGCCGTTGGAAACAGCGTTGATATTTCCAATGCCGCTTCGATCCAGGGCTGGGTCAAAGCCTCAGCCGAAGATTTTGGAAGAATCGACCTCGTTGTTGCTAATG CTTGTCCAAAGTATGTTAGCCCAAGCATTGAGGACTGGGAAAAGAGCTTCCATGCCGACGTTCTTGGCCTCGTGCACCTTATCAACGCCTCTGAGCCCCATCTGGAGAAGCGAAACGGTACTGGCTCGATTGTCGTCATCAGTTCACTCGCTGGTTTCGAAGCTAGACATCCAGCGATCCGGGGGCCATACACCACGCTCAAGCGCGCTCAGGCCACCTTGGCCAAGGATTTTGGACGATGGCTCGGACCTAAGGGTATCAGGATCAACACGATCGTTCCCGGCACCATCGATTCTCCTCCTGTTGACAAACCGGATGGAACTGTAGAGTTGAGCCAGTTTCAGCAGATCATGACAGCCAACCCtgacttcctcaagagtCTTATCGACTCTATTCCCCTTGGAACGATCGGACAGGCGCAGGATATTGCCAACGCCGTTGTCTTTCTCGGAAGCAGCCTCGGAAAGTACGTCAATGGAGTGAACTTGATTGTCGATGGTGGAATGTCTACGGCCCTCTAA
- a CDS encoding related to multidrug resistance protein produces MQSLLQYRRAGAAAQAQIDRDIGKARQHTAPNAGHDVEAGPEGRKSLDEKDEPNPGRLPPIMEANTYASSDEIPEQSLQQTVTAQTIRQCMSGGIALGQVLTGINVQDHKNDKGHDGKIFVVNWEGPDDPLDPHNWSIGRRIGVTLQISIIALFVGAASGIDATVLPQAAESLGVSEVAESLATGLYLVGMGLGSLIAGPFSETFGRNAVYTFSMAIFMIWIMASALAPNFGAQITFRFLAGCSASTPLVCSGGSIADMYNSLEKTWAFPLYAVAGFGGPMLGAVMGAYIGPSSTVSWRWTEWTMLIASGLILLLVLLFMPETYSPLLLQWKAAHYRRITGDERFRCQHEIADASLFSRLKVSMTRPFLMLTEPIIIAMTLYISVLYIVLFTFLVGWPYIFEKTYGLDQGLANIIFIAMFLGTQINFAFVPIVYRKTLRATKNQGDGHFKPEIRLWYAMLGAAAAIPISLFWLGWTNYSSISIWSAIFAVVLFGYGVTGIFICVYMYIIDSYEIYSASALTFVSLTRYMIAGGMTVVGIPFYENMGTHYTLTIMACFAVVLAAIPYVLYFYGHKVRAKSKYAFTH; encoded by the exons ATGCAATCACTTCTGCAGTATCGAAGGGCTGGCGCTGCGGCTCAGGCACAGATTGATCGTGATATCGGCAAGGCGAGACAGCATACGGCGCCGAATGCTGGACACGATGTTGAAGCTGGACCGGAGGGCCGAAAGTCCTTGGATGAAAAGGATGAGCCAAATCCTGGACGGTTACCACCAATCATGGAGGCCAATACTTATGCTTCCAGCGATGAGATACCCGAGCAGTCGCTGCAGCAGACTGTGACGGCTCAAACCATTCGACAATGCATGTCCGGAGGTATCGCTCTAGGCCAGGTACTCACGGGAATCAATGTCCAAGATCACAAGAACGACAAAGGCCACGATGGAAAGATTTTCGTGGTCAACTGGGAGGGCCCTGACGATCCTCTTGATCCTCACAACTGGTCTATCGGAAGACGGATTGGTGTGACTCTGCAGATCTCCATCATTGCTCTTTTTGTCGGAGCAGCATCCGGAATTGATGCGACTGTTCTTCCTCAGGCTGCAGAGTCACTCGGAGTAAGTGAAGTTGCTGAATCGCTCGCGACAG GCCTTTACTTGGTTGGGATGGGCCTCGGCTCACTTATAGCAGGCCCCTTCTCCGAGACCTTTGGCAGAAACGCAGTTTACACCTTCTCCATGGCAATCTTCATGATCTGGATCATGGCATCGGCACTCGCGCCCAACTTCGGCGCCCAGATCACCTTCCGCTTCCTGGCTGGCTGctcagcttcaacaccacTCGTTTGCTCCGGAGGTTCAATAGCAGATATGTACAATAGTCTCGAAAAGACCTGGGCCTTCCCTCTGTATGCCGttgctggctttggcggtCCAATGCTGGGTGCTGTCATGGGCGCTTATATCGGACCTTCAAGCACAGTCAGCTGGCGATGGACCGAGTGGACCATGCTCATCGCATCAGGACTTATTCTTTTACTTGTCCTGCTTTTCATGCCTGAGACTTACAGCCCGCTTCTCTTACAGTGGAAAGCTGCTCATTATCGAAGGATCACGGGAGACGAGCGGTTTCGATGCCAGCATGAGATTGCTGATGCTAGTCTTTTCAGCAGACTAAAAGTCAGCATGACGCGGCCCTTTCTGATGCTGACTGaacccatcatcatcgccatgaCGCTATACATCAGTGTTTTGTACATCGTACTGTTCACTTTCCTCGTTGGTTGGCCATATATCTTTGAGAAGACGTATGGCCTCGATCAGGGACTcgccaacatcatcttcatcgccatgttCCTCGGAACGCAGATCAACTTCGCTTTTGTCCCTATCGTCTACCGAAAGACACTCCGAGCGACCAAAAACCAGGGAGACGGCCACTTCAAGCCCGAGATACGTCTCTGGTACGCCATGCTCGGTGCAGCTGCTGCGATCCCCATCTCGCTTTTCTGGCTTGGCTGGACCAATTACTCTAGCATTAGTATCTGGTCGGCCATCTTCGCTGTTGTTCTGTTCGGATACGGAGTCACGGGTATCTTTATCTGCGTCTACATGTACATCATTGACTCTTACGAGATATACTCGGCATCAGCACTCACGTTCGTATCTTTGACGCGTTATATGATCGCGGGAGGGATGACGGTGGTGGGCATTCCGTTTTACGAAAACATGGGTACCCATTATACATTGACTATCATGGCATGTTTCGCAGTGGTATTGGCAGCGATTCCTTACGTGCTGTACTTTTACGGACACAAGGTAAGGGCAAAGAGTAAGTACGCATTCACACACTAG
- a CDS encoding related to pectate lyase L precursor translates to MVVIKLTPAIVLAFLAGANAKDIFVSPTGTGSGTLAAPYGSIQSAIDAAKAGDFIYLRKGTYAPSKNIQVKSSGAKGSPITVKPYQNEKVIIDGENMPGTPKAVGESLPNAERGVFHIQNAEWWSFYNLEIINGPYGIYARDASNNYYEGLSTHDNYETGFQLEGASSNNQVINLDSYRNRDPRKNGESADGFACKEGSGEGNVLRNARLWENVDDGLDLYMFGSPVTLDEVYAWGNGFNRWGFTPFEGDGNGFKLGITNNPPANHIVKNCIAFQNAKKGFIDNGNPGSLTFDRNTAWKNGDNGFNLRSSSSKVTKNVAASNTGDQVSLNSKVSASGNSWDSKDTWNDASFKSTDASTLKGARGTDGRVKASDFLIPASGAAIGATTKAKV, encoded by the exons ATGGTTGTTATTAAGCTTACCCCCGCAATTGTCCTAGCCTTCCTGGCTGGTGCCAACGCTAAGGATATCTTTGTATCTCCTACCGGTACTGGCTCTGGTACTCTTGCTGCACCATATGGATCGATCCAATCTGCCATTGAtgctgccaaggctggtgacTTTATCTACTTGAGGAAGGGTACTTATGCTCCTTCAAAGAACATTCAGGTCAAGAGCAGTGGTGCAAAGGGAAGTCCCATCACGGTGAAGCCTTATCAGAATGAGAAGGTGATCATTGATGGAGAAAATATGCCAGG TACACCAAAGGCTGTTGGCGAGTCACTCCCCAATGCTGAGCGCGGTGTCTTCCATATCCAGAATGCCGAGTGGTGGTCATTCTATAATCTCGA GATCATCAACGGTCCATATGGCATCTACGCCAGAGATGCCTCCAACAACTACTACGAAGGTCTCTCCACCCATGACAATTATGAGACCGGCTTCCAGCTGGAAGGCGCTTCCTCCAACAATCAAGTCATAAACCTTGACTCCTACCGTAACCGTGACCCTCGGAAGAATGGTGAGAGTGCCGACGGTTTCGCTTGCAAGGAAGGCTCGGGTGAAGGCAACGTCCTCCGCAATGCCCGTCTTTGGGAAAACGTCGACGATGGTCTGGACCTGTACATGTTTGGCTCCCCCGTGACGCTCGACGAAGTGTACGCGTGGGGTAACGGTTTTAACCGCTGGGGTTTCACACCCTTTGAAGGTGACGGCAACGGCTTCAAGCtcggcatcaccaacaaccctCCTGCGAACCACATCGTCAAGAACTGCATAGCCTTCCAGAACGCTAAGAAGGGCTTCATCGATAACGGAAACCCTGGCTCCCTTACCTTTGACCGTAACACCGCTTGGAAGAACGGCGACAATGGGTTCAACCTGCGCAGCTCCTCGTCCAAGGTCACCAAGAATGTTGCTGCCAGCAACACGGGTGACCAGGTCAGCTTGAACAGCAAGGTTTCTGCATCTGGAAACTCGTGGGATAGCAAGGATACCTGGAATGATGCTTCTTTCAAGAGCACAGATGCATCCACCCTGAAGGGTGCTCGTGGAACTGATGGACGTGTCAAGGCTAGCGATTTCTTGATCCCTGCTTCTGGGGCTGCTATTGGTGCTActaccaaggccaaggtctGA
- a CDS encoding related to dityrosine transporter: protein MSDTASNEKPKQFYQTWFDRFCFVSRREDPTTHSTWQKHAIVAITTLSAFTAPFASCILFPSFTTLVDYFHTTETKVALTTTVFLLGLAIAPLWWSTLSQQYGRRPALVSSFLISTVAVIVCAVSNSLPLIIVFRLIEAMGCSSAQSVGAGVISDIYISTERGSALGWFYLGTLIGPLVAPIIGGALQVWLGWRANLYFMAIFTFVAAMLTLLVLPETLVKSSTEQPKPWHQVLERDALAPLPKLKFLMVPSIALTIAYVSICFASLYCFNTTLPYAYAAAPYNFSAIEIGLCYISNCLGYAIGSVVGGKLSDAKLRQYQITHDGAIRPIERIKTVWYGVGFIPAGLIIYGWLIEKKVFWIAPLVGAFLFGLGLMLVTATVMPFLVDIKPGVGASVVADLNLVRNVLAAIGTVVSPIATASIGFGWWMSILALICSLAVGCIVVVVWREGAEQEPVDGTVV, encoded by the coding sequence ATGTCAGATACTGCCTCCAACGAAAAGCCCAAGCAATTCTACCAGACATGGTTTGATAGGTTCTGCTTCGTAAGTCGTCGAGAAGACCCGACTACTCATTCCACTTGGCAAAAGCACGCAATTGTCGCCATCACCACTCTATCTGCATTCACAGCCCCATTTGCCTCATGCATTCTCTTCCCATCGTTCACAACTCTTGTCGATTACTTTCACACCACCGAAACCAAAGTCGCACTTACTACAactgtctttcttcttggcttggctaTTGCTCCGCTGTGGTGGAGTACCCTGAGCCAGCAGTATGGCCGTCGACCAGCCCTAGTCTCAagcttcctcatctcaacaGTTGCGGTGATCGTCTGCGCAGTCTCCAATTCGCTgcctctcatcatcgtctttcGGCTTATCGAAGCAATGGGCTGCTCCTCTGCTCAAAGCGTTGGTGCCGGCGTCATAAGCGACATCTACATCTCGACAGAGCGTGGATCAGCTTTGGGCTGGTTTTACCTGGGAACGCTTATTGGACCCTTGGTTGCGCCCATCATTGGTGGTGCTTTACAAGTCTGGCTTGGGTGGCGTGCGAATTTGTACTTcatggccatcttcaccttcgtCGCTGCCATGCTCACTCTGTTGGTTCTGCCCGAGACACTTGTCAAATCGTCTACTGAGCAACCCAAGCCATGGCACCAGGTCCTTGAACGCGATGCCCTCGCACCGCTCCCTAAACTGAAGTTTTTAATGGTACCTTCAATTGCTCTGACTATTGCCTATGTGAGCATCTGCTTCGCAAGCCTATACTGCTTCAACACGACACTTCCGTACGCTTACGCTGCTGCACCTTACAACTTCTCAGCCATTGAAATCGGTCTTTGCTATATCAGCAACTGTCTCGGATACGCTATCGGAAGTGTCGTCGGAGGCAAATTGAGCGACGCCAAGTTGCGTCAGTACCAGATAACGCATGATGGTGCCATCCGCCCCATCGAGAGGATCAAGACAGTTTGGTACGGCGTTGGCTTTATCCCCGCTGGATTGATCATCTACGGATGGTTAATTGAGAAAAAGGTGTTTTGGATTGCTCCTCTTGTCGGAGCTTTCTTGTTCGGTCTGGGTCTCATGCTTGTTACGGCAACGGTTATGCCTTTTCTTGTTGATATCAAGCCAGGAGTTGGTGCTTCAGTCGTTGCTGATCTCAACTTGGTTCGTAATGTTCTTGCTGCGATTGGCACTGTAGTGTCTCCGATCGCTACGGCAAGTATTGGCTTTGGGTGGTGGATGTCCATCTTGGCTTTGATCTGCTCTCTGGCAGTTGGCTGCATTGTCGTCGTTGTGTGGAGAGAAGGAGCGGAACAGGAACCAGTTGATGGGACTGTCGTGTGA
- a CDS encoding related to sedoheptulose-1,7-bisphosphatase gives MSSTKAPELELAPFLKSALPQESRASLRDSVIPQLLSAIADIGKGLRGSYDVSIVGTENAFGDEQLNVDVLAENIIRDGIAKSSAIKTASSEEDPVEKPARAGETTQVDTSVEQYTVAFDPLDGSSIIGPNWSVGTIIGIWDGVTAVGQPTEKQIGSVLGVFGPRTLAIVALRVPGSEPKCFEVSLNDTQKFVVARPELRLAEPPFKTRYFAPANLRAAADNEKYMNLVTSFITNKYTLRYSGGLIPDIYHALVKGHGVYISPVTSASKAKLRRLYELLPVALVVECASGQAIDPETGARVFDTVLKGCDDRAGLVCGTAEEVEKVKRALLG, from the coding sequence ATGTCTTCAACAAAAGCACCCGAGCTCGAGCTTGCGCCATTTCTCAAATCAGCGCTACCCCAAGAAAGCAGAGCCTCATTGCGCGACTCGGTCATTCCTCAGCTTTTAAGCGCTATCGCAGATATTGGCAAAGGGTTAAGAGGATCATATGATGTTTCCATCGTCGGCACAGAGAACGCTTTTGGTGATGAGCAGCTGAATGTCGATGTTCTGGCTGAGAACATTATTCGTGACGGTATTGCAAAGTCGTCGGCTATCAAAACTGCCAGCAGTGAAGAGGACCCTGTCGAGAAGCCAGCGCGAGCAGGAGAGACAACGCAGGTTGATACCAGCGTTGAGCAATACACCGTCGCTTTTGATCCTCTCGATGGAAGCTCTATCATTGGGCCAAACTGGTCTGTGGGTACCATTATCGGTATTTGGGATGGCGTGACAGCCGTTGGCCAGCCTACAGAGAAGCAAATTGGTTCTGTTCTGGGAGTATTCGGTCCACGAACCCTCGCCATCGTTGCTCTCCGAGTGCCAGGATCCGAGCCCAAATGCTTCGAAGTCAGCCTCAACGACACACAAAAGTTCGTCGTCGCTCGTCCCGAGCTTCGTCTCGCCGAGCCTCCCTTCAAAACACGCTACTTCGCTCCCGCCAACCTACGAGCCGCTGCCGATAATGAGAAGTACATGAATCTTGTGACAAgtttcatcaccaacaagtATACGCTACGGTACTCGGGAGGTCTCATTCCCGACATCTATCATGCTTTGGTCAAGGGTCACGGCGTGTACATCTCACCAGTGACTTCTGCCAGCAAGGCTAAGTTGCGAAGACTTTACGAGCTGCTCCCTGTAGCGCTCGTTGTTGAGTGTGCGAGCGGACAGGCCATTGACCCTGAGACTGGTGCGAGAGTATTTGATACTGTATTGAAGGGATGTGATGATAGAGCTGGATTGGTTTGTGGAACCGCGGAGGAGGTTGAAAAGGTGAAAAGGGCACTGTTGGGATAG
- a CDS encoding ANX-14 annexin XIV, with protein sequence MSQQPPYWQGSQGGAPPQPGYPGQQQPGQGYYQPPPGQQPPYGYQQQGPPGGQPNQPYPPAGQQYPPPGQQGQYQQHSQSQGYPQQPPYGQQPPGHQGPYGQQPPPAPYGQGQYPPQQYGGPQQGQSPYPGQQQQQQPPYPGQQWHQQPGQQQYGGPPVNVPPTPASPGYDPAQKAWVKPVDTAADVEALRKAMKGMGCDEKALIRVLVSPKYADPWTMAQLVRDYNSRFMRDLAKDIESETRGDFETCLLALIRGPLENDVQNLSKALNRAGTDEDALNDVLLCRSNADIRAITAEYKRFRGKELLVDIKEDVDDTLYRLYSMVLAARRAEDNAPVIPHEIDQKITELQRATEGTIGANAVSVAQIFTSSNDAQVRAMNDAYQHKYHRSLESVIEKEFRGDMEDVLLRILYHAQDRARADAGRLSMPLNKSMRKDRLFINRLVSLYWDQGRLYQTKQAYKPVTGATLSGNIKSVLSGDYKDFALALIGEK encoded by the coding sequence atGTCGCAGCAACCTCCTTACTGGCAAGGTTCCCAGGGCGGAGCACCCCCTCAGCCGGGCTATCCGGGACAACAGCAGCCTGGCCAGGGCTACTACCAGCCGCCGCCAGGCCAACAACCACCTTACGGCTACCAGCAGCAAGGCCCACCTGGAGGCCAGCCGAACCAGCCTTATCCTCCTGCAGGCCAACAATATCCCCCTCCAGGTCAGCAAGGACAATACCAGCAGCATTCGCAATCACAAGGCTATCCACAACAGCCTCCCTACGGCCAGCAGCCGCCAGGACATCAAGGTCCTTATGGACAACAgcctcctccagctccatATGGACAGGGACAGTATCCGCCACAGCAATATGGCGGTCCTCAGCAAGGCCAGTCTCCATACCCtggccagcaacagcaacagcaaccaCCTTACCCCGGCCAGCAGTGGCACCAGCAACCTGGACAGCAGCAATATGGTGGACCGCCAGTCAACGTCCCTCCAACTCCAGCATCACCAGGTTATGACCCAGCCCAGAAAGCATGGGTTAAGCCTGTAGACACCGCAGCAGACGTAGAGGCTCTTCGAAAGGCCATGAAGGGAATGGGTTGTGATGAAAAGGCTCTGATTCGTGTTCTCGTCAGCCCCAAATACGCTGATCCATGGACGATGGCCCAGCTGGTCCGCGACTACAATAGCCGTTTTATGCGCGATCTCGCAAAGGACATTGAAAGTGAGACCCGTGGCGATTTCGAGACATGTCTTCTCGCTCTGATCCGAGGACCATTGGAGAATGACGTTCAAAATTTGTCAAAGGCTCTCAACCGCGCTGGCACCGATGAAGATGCGTTGAATGATGTTCTTCTCTGCCGCTCAAACGCAGATATTCGTGCTATTACCGCCGAGTACAAGCGTTTCCGAGGCAAAGAACTTCTGGTCGATATTAAGGAAGACGTTGACGATACCCTCTACCGACTCTACAGCATGGTTCTTGCCgccagaagagcagaagaCAATGCTCCAGTAATTCCCCACGAGATTGACCAGAAGATTACAGAACTGCAGAGGGCCACTGAGGGTACAATCGGTGCCAACGCTGTTTCTGTAGCCCAGATATTCACCAGCAGCAACGACGCCCAAGTTCGGGCAATGAACGATGCATACCAACACAAATATCACCGCAGTCTTGAGAGTGTCATTGAGAAGGAGTTCCGTGGCGACATGGAAGACGTGCTACTGCGGATACTCTACCATGCACAGGATCGAGCTCGAGCTGATGCAGGCAGGCTTAGTATGCCACTGAATAAATCAATGCGCAAGGACcgtctcttcatcaacaggcTCGTCAGTCTCTACTGGGACCAGGGACGCTTATATCAGACAAAGCAGGCGTACAAGCCAGTGACTGGTGCTACGTTAAGTGGGAATATCAAGTCCGTTCTGAGCGGTGATTATAAGGACTTTGCTCTGGCATTAATTGGCGAGAAATAG